A stretch of the Aminipila terrae genome encodes the following:
- the ligD gene encoding non-homologous end-joining DNA ligase LigD: MKSILDELSLNSYLKTSGGKGYHVVVPLKPEVTWDVFHDFAKGVAEVMEQKWPDRYTSNVRKAKRSGKIFIDWIRNGRGATSIAPYSIRARKGARVSMPIFWDELDTVAPDGIHMQDALIRINENDPWKGFFQNDQMLK; this comes from the coding sequence ATCAAAAGTATACTTGACGAACTTTCCCTTAATTCATATTTAAAAACCAGCGGTGGAAAAGGGTACCATGTGGTTGTCCCGTTAAAACCGGAGGTAACCTGGGATGTCTTTCATGATTTTGCAAAGGGTGTTGCTGAAGTTATGGAGCAAAAATGGCCTGACCGTTACACCAGTAATGTGAGAAAAGCAAAGCGCTCTGGTAAAATTTTCATTGACTGGATTCGGAATGGCAGAGGTGCCACAAGTATAGCTCCCTATTCTATAAGAGCAAGAAAAGGGGCCCGAGTGTCCATGCCCATTTTCTGGGATGAGCTGGACACAGTTGCACCAGATGGTATTCATATGCAAGATGCACTGATAAGAATAAATGAAAATGATCCTTGGAAGGGTTTTTTTCAAAATGACCAGATGCTTAAATAA